A portion of the Corynebacterium rouxii genome contains these proteins:
- a CDS encoding DedA family protein, with protein MTDFLHMLHDTQGLLTSVGLVGLGLIVFAETGILIGFFLPGDSLLFMAGMLAAAENPIAPLWLVCLTVGICAFVGNEVGYFLGKKVGPAIINSWAGRKIGIERVRAAEEFFVKHGASAVFLGRFIPIVRTLVPVLAGMNSMNYRKFSIYNLVGALAWGMGVPVLGYLLGGIPFVRDNIEAILIGVIVVSVLPVALQFVKKQKPVRTVEQGEL; from the coding sequence GTGACCGATTTCCTGCACATGCTGCACGACACCCAAGGCTTGCTCACCAGTGTTGGGCTCGTCGGCCTTGGCCTGATCGTCTTCGCTGAGACCGGCATCCTGATTGGATTCTTCCTGCCGGGAGACTCCCTACTATTTATGGCGGGCATGCTTGCCGCCGCCGAAAACCCCATCGCCCCATTGTGGCTGGTGTGCCTCACCGTGGGCATTTGCGCCTTTGTGGGCAACGAAGTGGGCTACTTCTTGGGCAAAAAAGTAGGCCCTGCCATTATTAATAGCTGGGCGGGCCGCAAGATCGGTATTGAGCGGGTTCGCGCCGCCGAGGAATTCTTTGTTAAACACGGCGCATCGGCAGTGTTCTTGGGTCGCTTTATCCCAATCGTGCGCACCCTCGTCCCAGTGCTCGCTGGCATGAACAGCATGAACTACCGCAAGTTCTCCATTTATAACTTGGTGGGCGCTTTGGCCTGGGGCATGGGTGTGCCAGTTCTGGGCTATCTGCTTGGTGGTATCCCATTCGTGCGCGACAACATCGAGGCAATTCTTATCGGCGTGATCGTGGTATCGGTTCTGCCGGTGGCTCTGCAGTTTGTAAAGAAGCAAAAGCCGGTGCGCACTGTGGAACAGGGAGAGCTTTAA
- the dps gene encoding DNA starvation/stationary phase protection protein Dps produces MKNFTVPGIKEADAKQLIDHLQERLTDYNDLHLILKHAHWNVHGRNFIAVHEMIDPQVDLVRGYADEIAERIATLGGTPIGTPAGHVENRTPLEYNVNSGSTEDHLKELNKVYTKVLEGVREAMANAGDLDSVTEDIYIGQAAELEKFQWFIREHIVDENGNL; encoded by the coding sequence ATGAAGAACTTTACAGTCCCAGGAATCAAAGAAGCAGACGCCAAGCAGCTCATCGACCATCTGCAAGAGCGTCTTACCGATTACAACGATCTCCACCTGATCTTGAAGCACGCGCACTGGAACGTGCACGGCCGCAACTTTATCGCCGTCCACGAAATGATCGACCCCCAAGTTGATCTCGTCCGCGGATACGCCGATGAAATAGCAGAACGCATCGCCACACTCGGTGGAACCCCCATCGGCACCCCAGCCGGCCATGTAGAAAACCGCACCCCACTGGAGTACAACGTCAATTCCGGCTCCACTGAGGACCACCTCAAGGAACTCAATAAGGTGTACACCAAGGTGCTAGAAGGCGTGCGTGAGGCCATGGCCAACGCCGGCGACCTCGACTCCGTCACGGAGGACATTTACATCGGCCAAGCAGCCGAACTGGAGAAATTCCAGTGGTTTATCCGCGAACACATTGTCGACGAAAACGGCAACCTCTAA
- a CDS encoding Fpg/Nei family DNA glycosylase — translation MPEGHVIHRLADQLNQHFASTQATQDTQPHRPLLVTSPQGRFTTEAAQLNGHSLDHAEAWGKHLFLCFDSDNPAHIVHIHLGLIGSMRLEDPTNVWGQIRFRIEDPEQPTTSAVAANLRGPQWCRLITEAEMSTATAKLGADPLRDDADFLAIKTKVSRSRRSIGSLLMDQKLFAGVGNIYRAETLFRLGISPFIPGKNVAELDLIWQDLRFLMREGVNRGRIDTVRPEHTPEAMGRPPRKDDHGGEVYVYRRYGQPCYVCGTPILERTMEGRNLFWCPTCQPD, via the coding sequence ATGCCCGAAGGTCACGTCATCCATCGCCTCGCAGACCAACTCAACCAGCATTTCGCCAGCACACAGGCAACACAGGACACACAACCCCACCGCCCACTACTGGTCACCTCCCCACAAGGCCGCTTTACCACAGAAGCCGCCCAACTCAACGGTCATTCACTCGACCACGCAGAAGCCTGGGGCAAACACCTTTTCCTCTGTTTTGATAGCGACAACCCAGCCCACATCGTCCACATCCACCTCGGGCTTATCGGAAGCATGCGTCTAGAAGACCCAACCAACGTGTGGGGGCAGATTCGGTTCCGGATCGAAGACCCAGAACAGCCCACCACCAGCGCGGTAGCAGCAAACCTACGCGGCCCACAGTGGTGCAGGTTGATTACGGAGGCAGAAATGTCCACCGCCACCGCAAAGCTCGGCGCTGATCCGCTACGCGACGACGCCGACTTCCTGGCGATCAAAACAAAAGTGAGCCGCTCGCGTCGCAGTATCGGCTCCCTACTGATGGATCAGAAACTCTTTGCCGGAGTGGGCAATATCTACCGTGCCGAAACGCTTTTCCGCCTAGGTATTAGCCCCTTTATCCCCGGAAAAAATGTAGCAGAGCTTGACCTCATCTGGCAGGACCTGCGTTTTCTCATGCGCGAGGGGGTGAACAGGGGTCGGATTGATACCGTTCGACCAGAGCACACACCAGAGGCGATGGGGCGACCACCACGCAAGGACGACCACGGCGGCGAGGTGTATGTGTATCGTCGCTATGGTCAGCCATGTTATGTGTGCGGCACGCCGATCCTTGAGCGCACGATGGAGGGTCGTAACCTTTTTTGGTGTCCCACCTGCCAACCTGATTAG
- a CDS encoding bifunctional ADP-dependent NAD(P)H-hydrate dehydratase/NAD(P)H-hydrate epimerase, whose translation MFAYSTEAIRLSENPMIAAAQPDALMKQAAQAVAEAAVCIVPSASAAITVVAGTGGNGGDGLYAGAILAQLGYRVHAVLTGESAHEPALAAFVQAGGCVDKRAPRADLVIDAILGLGGTPGLRDAAWQTWQAATAGDPLVLAVDVPSGIAADTGTAGEQHVVADATITFGAARIAHAVATECGEVLVADINVPDAGGSLATAIASHTPELQLYHAIERERYPWPEHFRRPERLHIHESLEPGASHNKYSGGVVGVVAGSAHYPGAAVLTATAAVRATSSMVRYVGPCAREVVRACPEVVATDTLIDAGRVQAWAYGPGAGDTDALGDLLEREEPLVIDADGITQLAQEPALRELMHARNKSGRSTLLTPHEGEFWRLASCYGDAIPAADRVAAVRRLARETGCAILLKGRITTICVGDTVTCVDARNSWAATPGSGDVLTGLLGAWIACNGLDSIALCVALHATAAWLSAHTEYGLAPTSALRIANAIPRATALLSQDGKLR comes from the coding sequence ATGTTCGCGTACAGCACTGAGGCGATTCGCCTGTCGGAAAACCCTATGATTGCGGCAGCGCAGCCGGATGCGTTGATGAAGCAGGCCGCTCAAGCGGTGGCGGAGGCTGCTGTGTGTATAGTGCCGTCTGCGTCGGCTGCAATCACGGTTGTTGCTGGTACGGGCGGTAATGGTGGGGATGGCCTCTATGCTGGTGCGATTCTTGCACAGTTGGGTTATCGGGTTCATGCTGTGTTGACTGGGGAGTCTGCGCATGAGCCCGCGTTGGCGGCTTTTGTGCAGGCGGGTGGGTGCGTCGATAAGCGTGCGCCGCGCGCTGACCTAGTGATTGATGCGATTCTTGGCCTTGGGGGCACGCCGGGGCTTCGCGACGCCGCCTGGCAGACCTGGCAAGCGGCCACCGCGGGCGATCCGCTGGTTTTGGCTGTCGACGTCCCCTCTGGGATCGCTGCCGACACCGGCACCGCAGGCGAGCAGCATGTGGTTGCCGATGCCACCATCACCTTTGGTGCGGCCCGTATCGCTCATGCGGTGGCTACCGAGTGTGGCGAGGTGCTCGTCGCTGATATTAACGTCCCTGACGCGGGTGGTTCACTTGCCACAGCAATTGCTTCCCACACCCCTGAGCTGCAGCTTTACCACGCGATTGAACGGGAGCGCTACCCGTGGCCCGAGCATTTCCGCCGCCCCGAGCGCCTGCACATCCACGAGTCGTTGGAGCCTGGCGCTTCTCACAATAAGTACTCCGGTGGTGTTGTTGGTGTTGTTGCCGGCTCCGCGCACTATCCCGGCGCGGCGGTGCTGACCGCAACTGCGGCGGTGCGGGCTACGTCGTCAATGGTGCGTTACGTGGGGCCGTGCGCACGCGAGGTTGTTCGCGCATGCCCGGAGGTGGTGGCCACGGATACGCTTATCGACGCCGGCCGCGTTCAAGCGTGGGCGTATGGTCCAGGTGCCGGTGACACCGATGCGTTGGGCGATCTTTTGGAGCGGGAAGAACCGCTTGTTATCGATGCCGATGGTATTACTCAGCTTGCCCAAGAACCAGCACTGCGCGAGCTTATGCATGCGCGCAACAAGAGTGGTCGCAGCACACTTCTCACCCCGCACGAGGGCGAGTTTTGGCGGCTAGCTAGCTGTTATGGCGACGCTATTCCCGCTGCTGATCGGGTGGCTGCGGTGCGTCGACTTGCCCGCGAAACCGGCTGCGCCATCTTACTCAAGGGGCGTATCACCACGATATGTGTGGGCGACACCGTAACGTGCGTGGATGCCCGTAATTCGTGGGCTGCAACCCCTGGCAGCGGTGATGTTCTCACCGGCCTGCTGGGTGCATGGATTGCGTGCAATGGTTTAGACAGCATCGCGCTGTGTGTTGCTTTGCATGCTACGGCCGCGTGGTTGTCGGCACATACGGAATACGGACTCGCCCCTACGTCCGCATTGCGCATTGCCAACGCGATCCCTCGGGCCACGGCGTTGTTATCGCAGGATGGGAAGCTGCGATAA